The Rhodococcus sp. ABRD24 genome contains the following window.
TCGGCGCCGGTACCGGCGTGCGGTTCACCCCGACGCTGACCTTCGTCGCGGACACGGTTCCGGACACAGCTCGGCACATGGAGGAGCTGCTCGCGCGGGCGCGGGCCGCGGACGATGCCGTCGCGCAGGCTCGGGCCGGCGCGAAGCCCGCCGGTGATGCCGATCCGTACAAGGAGCCGCGTACCGCGGGCGATGGCGAACCGGCCGGCGGGGACGCGTCCTCACCCGAGGACGACTGACCCGAGGCCGCCCATGACCTACAGTCCGGACACCGCGCCACCGGCCCTCGCACCGCAGTTGCTGCAGCCACTGCAGGCGGTGGAGGTGCTGGCGTCGGCGACATCGGTAACGATCCTGTGCCACGTCCACCCCGACGCCGATACGATCGGTAGTGGTCTCGCCCTCGGAATCGCTTTCGAGCGCAAGGGTATTCCTGTTCAGGTGTCGTTTGCGGCGCCGGTCGAGCTGCCCGCCTCGATGCGTGAGCTTCCCGGGACTCACCTGATGGTCGCGCCCGACGCGGTCGCGGACGAGGTTGATCTTCTGGTCACCGTCGACTGTGGGAGCGCCGGCCGACTGGGCTCCCTCAGGAGTCGGTTGGACGGGGCCCGTCGGACGCTGGTCGTCGATCATCACCGCTCCAACACGAGGTTCGCCATGCTCAATCTGATCGACGAGTCGGCCGAGTCCACCACCGCGATACTGGCGCGACTGTTCGACCTGTGGGGCGTGACGATCGACGCCGACATCGCCCACTGCCTGTACGCCGGGCTGGTTACCGACACCGGGTCGTTCCGGTGGGTGCAGCCGGACAGTCACCTGCTGGCCAAGCGCCTCCTCGACACCGGCATCGACGGTGCCGGCATTGCCCGGCGCCTTCTCGACACCCATCCGTTCGGATGGCTGCCGATGCTCTCCTCGGTGCTCGGCTCGGCCACCCTTGTCACCGATGCCGCACACGGTGCCGGACTCGTGTACGCGCTGATCCGCTGCGCCGATTCGGCGGGACTGCGATCCGAGGAGGTGGAGAGCGTCATCGACATCGTGCGCACCACCTCCGAGGCCGAGGTCGCCGCAGTCTTCAAGGAGAGCGCGCCCGAGTCCTGGTCGGTGTCGCTGCGCTCGAAGGAGTCGGTGGACGTCTCGGCTGTCGCCGAGCGTCTCGGCGGCGGTGGGCATCGGTTCGCGGCAGGCTACACCGCGTCCGGCTCCGGCGAATCGGTCGTCGCCGCGTTACGCGAGGCACTCGACTGATTTGACCGAGACCACGGCGGACCCGGTGACCGCGGTTCCCGAGCCCGCGGAGGCCGGGCCCCGCACAATCCTTGCCCTCGCCTTGCCCGCGCTCGGGGTGCTCGCCGCGGAACCGCTCTACCTGCTGCTCGACATCGCCGTCGTCGGGTACGCCGGCGCCCTCGCACTCGCGGGCCTGGCCGTCGGCGGACTCGTCCTCGCCCAGGTCAGCACACAGCTGACTTTCCTGTCGTATGGCACGACGGCCCGCGCATCGCGCATGCACGGCGCCGGTCGGGAGCGGGACGCGGTGGGGGAGGGCGTCCAGGCAACGTGGCTCGCACTCGCGATCGGCGTGGTGCTGGTCGCGACGGTCCAGTTGCTCGCGGGCCCGATCACCGCACTCATCGCCGGTTCCGGCGACATCGCCGCCGAGGCCGAGCAGTGGCTGCGAATCGCGGTGCTCGGGGCGCCATTGATCTTGGTGGCGATGGCGGGCAACGGCTGGATGCGCGGCGTCCAGGACGCCATGCGACCGTTGCGGTTCGTGCTCGTCGGCCAGGCGATCTCCGCGGTGCTCTGCGTACTGCTCGTTCATGGGCTGGCGGGCGCACCACAGCTCGGGCTCGTGGGTTCGGCCGTCGCGAACGTGGCCGGCCAGACGGCATCGGCGCTGCTGTTCGGTGCGGCGTTGGTGCGTGCCGGGGTGCCGCTGCGCCCACGATGGACCGTCATGACTGCTCAGCTGGTCCTCGGTCGTGACCTCATCCTGCGGAGCATGGCGTTCCAGGCGTGTTTCCTGTCGGCGGCGGCCGTCGCGTCCCGGTTCGGTGCCGCGTCCGTCGCCGCCCACCACGTGGTGCTGCAGTTGTGGAACTTCGTGGCGCTCACCCTTGACTCGCTGGCGATCGCGGCGCAGGCGCTGGTCGGCGCTGCGCTGGGCCGTGGCCAGGTACGTGGCGCCACCCGGTTGGCGTGGCGTCTGACGCGCTGGTCGACGGTGTTCGCGACCGTGCTGGCGTTGGTGTTCGCGGCGGGGCACACGCAGATTCCGGCGTTGTTCACTCGCGA
Protein-coding sequences here:
- a CDS encoding bifunctional oligoribonuclease/PAP phosphatase NrnA, with amino-acid sequence MTYSPDTAPPALAPQLLQPLQAVEVLASATSVTILCHVHPDADTIGSGLALGIAFERKGIPVQVSFAAPVELPASMRELPGTHLMVAPDAVADEVDLLVTVDCGSAGRLGSLRSRLDGARRTLVVDHHRSNTRFAMLNLIDESAESTTAILARLFDLWGVTIDADIAHCLYAGLVTDTGSFRWVQPDSHLLAKRLLDTGIDGAGIARRLLDTHPFGWLPMLSSVLGSATLVTDAAHGAGLVYALIRCADSAGLRSEEVESVIDIVRTTSEAEVAAVFKESAPESWSVSLRSKESVDVSAVAERLGGGGHRFAAGYTASGSGESVVAALREALD
- a CDS encoding MATE family efflux transporter, with the translated sequence MTAVPEPAEAGPRTILALALPALGVLAAEPLYLLLDIAVVGYAGALALAGLAVGGLVLAQVSTQLTFLSYGTTARASRMHGAGRERDAVGEGVQATWLALAIGVVLVATVQLLAGPITALIAGSGDIAAEAEQWLRIAVLGAPLILVAMAGNGWMRGVQDAMRPLRFVLVGQAISAVLCVLLVHGLAGAPQLGLVGSAVANVAGQTASALLFGAALVRAGVPLRPRWTVMTAQLVLGRDLILRSMAFQACFLSAAAVASRFGAASVAAHHVVLQLWNFVALTLDSLAIAAQALVGAALGRGQVRGATRLAWRLTRWSTVFATVLALVFAAGHTQIPALFTRDSEVLYQTSLAWWFFVCIMPVAGVVFALDGVLLGAGDARFLRTATLTCALLGFLPLIWSSLVWDWGLAGIWAGLTVFIVLRMVAVVWRTASGRWAVAGADLQAQTSKG